Below is a genomic region from Sporolituus thermophilus DSM 23256.
TAGTCAAAAGTAATACGATGGCGGAAGTTAAGGAAACGCTTGCTAGTATGGGAATTGCTTCACGACGCGACGTTATTCTCGATATTGATCCACTTAACCTATTGTAGGTGGGTGGATTATTATGATGCTGTTTTTCGGGCAATTTAGTATTACGATCGTGTCACGAACGGTGGATAGCGTTTTTCCATTTTTTATGTTAGAATTGGACATAAGTAAATACCGATTAAGGAGGTACGCATGTCAGTCCTAGAGATAAAAAAAGCCGGCGATAAAGTTCTAAAAGAAAAAGCCGCGCCGGTGGGTAAAATTGACCGCAAAGTCAAACAATTACTGGATGATATGGCCCAGACCATGTATGCTGCAGAAGGAGTGGGATTGGCAGCGCCGCAGGTAGGTGCCTCGTTACGAATTATTGTTATCGATGTCGGTGACGGGCTTATCGAATTAATTAATCCTGTGATTGTTGCAGCAGAAGGCAGCGAAACAAATACCGAGGGCTGTCTCAGCGTTCCGGGGGTATACGGTGAAGTGGAAAGATATGCCCAGGTAGTTGTCGAGGGATTGGAGCGTTCAGGGAAAAAAGTGCGCATTACTGGCACCGGTTTGCTGGCGCGGGCACTGCAGCATGAGATTGACCACCTTGATGGCGTGCTGTTTATTGAAAAAGCAAAAACATTATACAAGGGGCAAGGACAGGAGTAATGGGGAAGCTGCGCGTTGTATTTATGGGTACTCCTGATTTTGCCGTGCCGACACTCGAAAAGCTGCTGGCTGCTAAGCACGACATAGTTGCCGTTGTCACTCAGCCGGACCGTCCCAAAGGACGGGGACAGCGGCTGGCAGCTTCGCCGGTCAAAGAGTTTGCCACCCGCCAGGGACTAACCGTTTTACAACCGGAAAAAATTAAAGATCCGGCCTTTATTGACAGGATGATCCAAATCCGGCCAGACGTTATCGTTGTCGTGGCTTTCGGCCAGTTTCTCCCGAAAGGGTTGCTCGATCTGCCTCCGCTTGGTTGCATTAATGTTCACGCTTCTTTACTGCCCCAATACCGGGGTGCAGCCCCTATTCACTGGGCAATCATAAACGGTGAAACGAAAACAGGCGTTACTATCATGCAGATGGATATTGGAATGGATACGGGGGACATGATATTAAAAGCTGAAACTCCTATCGGGCCGGACGAAACGACAGGAGAGCTGCACGATCGGTTAAAATGGATGGGAGCTGAATTGTTAGTCCGGTCGCTAGAACTGCTGGTGGCTGGCAATGCTCCCCGGATACCGCAGGATAACGGCGCGGCCAGTTATGCTCCGCTGCTAACCAGGGATATTGAACAGGTGGACTGGTACCGGTCGGCCATAAATGTCCATAATCTGGTTCGCGGTCTTAACCCCTGGCCCGGGGCATATACGATGCACGGCGGTAAAACGCTTAAAGTTTGGCGTACACGGATTATCGACGGTCATGCCCGGTCTGTTTCGCCAGGTACGGTGGTTGACGTGTGCCATGACGGGATCGTAGTTGCGACCGGTCAAGGTCTTATTCAGCTCACGGAAGTTCAACCGGAAAGTAAGAAACGGATGCAGGCCTGCGAGTACGCACGGGGATATAGCCTTTGTGCGGGCGACATTTTAGGATAGAGGTGTATGTAATGATTCAGGCAGTGCCCCGTCCTAAAAAACGGTTATTTTTAACTCTTGCCATTACCAGTTTGGGGTTAGCGACCCTTTCTACATATGGTTTATGGAAAGTCAGCTTTCCCGGTCTGGCAAATATTAGCGCCTATCTGCCGCTTATATTAGGGATTTTGCTAGCCGGTATTGTTTTGGCTATTACCGTAGGGGTAACGGGTATTATTTTGGCTATCTTGGGTGTATCTACTCCCGGAATTTTTCAGGGACTGGCTTGGTCAGCCATCAATCTTCTCTTTCCGTTGGCGACATCTATTGGACGGTTGTTTGACATCAATAAGGAACGGGTAGAGCGGTCTTTCATCGAGGTTAGCAATCATCTGGTCCGTAAAAAGGCGGTCAAAGTACAACCGGAACAGTTACTTATTCTTACGCCTCACTGTATCCAGCAGGAGGCTTGTCCTCATAAAATCACGCGCGATGTTGCCAATTGCCGTGCCTGCGGCGCCTGTCAAGTCGGTGATCTGCTTAACTTGTCCCGCCGGTATGGGGTTCATCTCGCTGTCGTCACTGGCGGTACGCTGGCCCGAAAAATAATTAAAACTCTTCGCCCCCAAGCGGTTTTGGCTATCGCCTGTGAACGGGATCTGACGAGCGGGATCCAGGATGTCTTTCCCCTTCCGGTAATCGGCGTTCTTAATGAACG
It encodes:
- a CDS encoding DUF116 domain-containing protein, whose product is MIQAVPRPKKRLFLTLAITSLGLATLSTYGLWKVSFPGLANISAYLPLILGILLAGIVLAITVGVTGIILAILGVSTPGIFQGLAWSAINLLFPLATSIGRLFDINKERVERSFIEVSNHLVRKKAVKVQPEQLLILTPHCIQQEACPHKITRDVANCRACGACQVGDLLNLSRRYGVHLAVVTGGTLARKIIKTLRPQAVLAIACERDLTSGIQDVFPLPVIGVLNERPCGPCCNTRVNLEVVEQALQDFLK
- the fmt gene encoding methionyl-tRNA formyltransferase, coding for MGKLRVVFMGTPDFAVPTLEKLLAAKHDIVAVVTQPDRPKGRGQRLAASPVKEFATRQGLTVLQPEKIKDPAFIDRMIQIRPDVIVVVAFGQFLPKGLLDLPPLGCINVHASLLPQYRGAAPIHWAIINGETKTGVTIMQMDIGMDTGDMILKAETPIGPDETTGELHDRLKWMGAELLVRSLELLVAGNAPRIPQDNGAASYAPLLTRDIEQVDWYRSAINVHNLVRGLNPWPGAYTMHGGKTLKVWRTRIIDGHARSVSPGTVVDVCHDGIVVATGQGLIQLTEVQPESKKRMQACEYARGYSLCAGDILG
- the def gene encoding peptide deformylase, producing the protein MSVLEIKKAGDKVLKEKAAPVGKIDRKVKQLLDDMAQTMYAAEGVGLAAPQVGASLRIIVIDVGDGLIELINPVIVAAEGSETNTEGCLSVPGVYGEVERYAQVVVEGLERSGKKVRITGTGLLARALQHEIDHLDGVLFIEKAKTLYKGQGQE